The following DNA comes from Ornithinimicrobium avium.
CAACGTCAAGGAGGAGGTCGACAAGGACGCACCTCTGGCGATCGAGCTGAAGAACCTGGTCATCGAGTACCAGCGCCTGGGCAAGCCCCCGTTCCGTGCCGTCGACGACGTCAGCTTCAGCGTCCGCAAGGGCGAGATCGTCGGCCTGGTGGGCGAGTCGGGGTCGGGCAAGTCGACCATCGGTCGCTGCGCGCTCGGGCTCATCCCCGCCGCCAGTGGCGAGTTCCGCCTGCTCGGCCAGGACGTCACCACGATGAAGAGGGGTGAGCTCAAGGCGTTGCGCAAGCGGATCGGGGTGATCTTCCAGGACCCGGCAGCCTCGCTCAACCCCCGGCTGCCGATCGGGGAGTGCATCGCCGAGCCGCTGGTCGTCCACAGCATCGGCAACCGCAAGAGCCGCGAGAAGAAGGTCCACGAGCTCCTCGACGCGGTGCAGCTGCCCCGCGAGGTCTACAACCGCTACCCCCACGAGGTCTCCGGTGGTCAGCGCCAACGCATCTGCGTGGCCCGGGCCCTGAGCCTCGACCCCGAGCTCCTCGTCGCCGACGAGCCGACCTCGGCTCTCGACGTGTCGGTGCAGGCGCGCGTGCTGAAGATCTTCGCCGAGCTGCAGGACCAGTTCGGCTTCGCCTGCCTCTTCATCAGTCACGACCTGGCGGTCGTGGACCTGCTGGCCCACCGGGTCGTCGTGCTGCAGAACGGCGAGGTGGTCGAGGCCGGTCCGCGCGAGCAGATCATGGAGAACCCTCAGGAGGAGTACACCCAGCGCCTGATCGCCGCGGCGCCGGTGCCCGACCCGATCGAGCAGGGCCAGCGCCGTCGCGAGCGCCACGAGCTGCTCCGCGCCCAGGGCGAGGAGGTCGTCGAGCTGCAGCTGGACGACCCGGACGCCTTCCGCGTTCAGACCGCGGCCGACCCCGAGCAGGACGAGCTCTGAGCCGCACCGCCCCGGACGCACGAAAGGTAGGTCGTTGAGGGTCGTCTTCGCCGGGACCCCCGACGTCGCGGCGACGTCGCTGGAGCGGCTGCTGGGCTCAGGGCACCAGGTCGTCGGCTGCCTCACCCGGCCCGACGCCGGAGCTGGCCGTGGCCGCCGCTCCCGTCCATCCCCGGTGCGGGCGCTGGCCGAGGAGGCCGGCATCCCCGTGCTCGCCCCCGCGGGGCTGCGGGAGGAGGGCGTGCGGGAGCACCTGCAGGCGTGGGCGCCGGACGTCGTCGCGGTGGTGGCCTACGGAGGCCTGGTTCCGCCGGAGCTGCTGACCCTGCCCCCGCACGGCTGGGTCAACCTGCACTTCTCGCTGCTCCCCGCCTGGCGCGGTGCGGCCCCGGTCCAGCACGCGCTGCTGGCCGGTGACGACGTGACGGGCGCCGTGACCTTCACGCTCGAGGAGGGCCTGGACACCGGGCCGGTCCTCGGGCGCCTCACGGAGACCGTCCGGCCGCGCGACACCAGCGGCGACCTGATGGGCCGCCTGGCCCACTCGGGTGCCGAGCTGCTCGTGGCCACGCTCGACGCGATGGAGGCGGACACGCTCGTGCCCGAGCCGCAGTCGGTGGACGGCGTGAGCCTCGCCCCCAAGATCGAGGTGGCCGACGCCCGCGTGGACTGGTCCCGCCCGGCCTTCGCCGTGGACCGTCTCGTACGGGCCACCACCCCGGCGCCCGGCGCCTGGAGCACGTGGCGGGGCGAGCGCGTCAAGCTCGGCCCGGTCGAGCCCGTCGGCACAACGGACCGCACCACCTGCGCCGAAGAGGTCGTGCTGGCGCCGGGGGAGGTCCGTGCCGACAAGCGGCAGGTCCTCGTCGGCACCGGCTCGACGCCGGTCCGGCTGGGCCTGGTGCAGGCGCGTGGCAGGAAGGCCGTGCCGGCGGCCGACTGGGCCCGCGGGGTCCGCCCCGCCGAGGGGGAGACCCTCGGTGACTGAGCGGCACGGCAGCGCCGGACGCAGCGGGGCCGGTGGTCGGCCGGGGCGCACCGGTCAGGGCGCACGTGACGGGCGCAGGGGGCCGCGGGCCAGGTCCGCCCAGCGGCCTGCCGAGCGGGCCAGGCGCGGCGACCCGGCCCGGGACACCGCCTACCTCGTGCTGAGGGCCGTCGAGGGCCAGGGGGCCTACGCCAACCTCGAGCTGCCGGGGGCGCTGCGCAAGGCCCGGGTGCGGGGTCGCGACGCCGCGTTCGCGACCGAGCTGGTCTACGGGAGCCTGCGGATGCAGGGCCTGTACGACGCGGTGGTCCAGATCGCGGCCGACCGACCCGTCGCCGGCATCGACGCCCCCGTCCTGGACGTGCTGCGGCTCGGCGTCCACCAGCTGCTCGGCATGCGCGTGCCCGACCACGCAGCGGTGAGCGCCACCGTCGCGCTCGCCAGGTCGCACGTGAGCCAGGGCGCCGGCGGCTTCGTCAACGCGGTGCTCCGCAGGGTCGGCGAGCGGTCCCGGCAGGAGTGGGTCGAGGCCGTCACCGCCGGTCTGGAGGACCCCCTCGCCCGGCTCGCCGTGGAGCACTCGCACCCCGAGTGGATCGTCCGGGCGCTGAGGGCCGCGCTCATCGCGCACGGCGGCACGGCCCAGCAGGCCGGCGTGGAGCTGCCCGAGCTGCTCGTCGCGCACAACACGCCGGCCCCGCTGACGCTGGTGGCGCGGCCGGGGCTCGTCGAGGACGCCGCCCTGGTCGGTGCAGGTGCGCAGCCCTCGCCCGTCGCACCCACGGCGTGGACGCTGCCGGGCGGCGACCCGGGTGTCCTCTCCGGCGTGCGCGACGGCCGGATCGCCGTCCAGGACGCCGGGTCCCAGCTGCTCACCCTCGCGCTGGCGCAGGCCCCCCTGGACGGGCCCGACCGCCGGTGGCTGGACCTGTGCGCCGGCCCCGGCGGCAAGGCGGGGTTGCTGGCGGCCCTCGCCCTGCAGCGGGGGGCCTCGCTGCGCGCCAACGAGGTGGCCCCGCACCGGGCCGAGCTCGTGCGGCATACCCTCCGGGCCGCGCTCGAGGCGGGCGCCGACGTCGAGGTGACCGTCGAGGACGGGCGCGTCGTCGGGACCCAGGAGCCGGGCACCTACGACCGGGTCCTGGTCGATGCACCCTGCACCGGCCTGGGCGCGCTGCGGAGGCGCCCGGAGGCGCGCTGGCGCCGTTCGCCCGCGGACCTGACCGGGCTCGGCCCCCTGCAGCGCGAGCTGCTCGTCTCGGCGGTCGACGCCGTGCGCCCCGGGGGACTGGTCGCCTACGCGACCTGCTCCCCGCACCTGGCGGAGACGACGCTCGTGGTCGGGGACCTGCTGAAGCGGCGCACGGACGTCGAGCTCCTCGACGTGCGCCCCCACCTGCGCGACCGGGACGGGGTGCCGCTCCCTGGCACGGGCACCGAGGGGGAGTCATGGGCCCAGCTGTGGCCGCACCGGCACGGGACCGACGGGATGTTCGTCGCCCTGCTCCGGCGGCGCTGACCGGACACTAGGGTGTGGGCCATGGCCCGCCCGCACCTGCAGATCAGCCCCTCGATCCTGTCCGCCGACTTCGCCAACCTCGAGCGCGAGCTCGCCCGCATCGGCGACGCTGACTGGGCGCACGTGGACGTCATGGACAACCACTTCGTCCCCAACCTCACGCTGGGCCAGCCGGTCGTCGAGGCGTTGGCGAGGGTCAGTCCGGTCCCGATCGATGCGCACCTGATGATCGAGGCCCCCGACCGGTGGGCGCCCGGCTACGCCGAGGCGGGCGCACGGTCGGTGACCTTCCACGTCGAGGCGGCCGCCGACGCGGTGGCCACCGCGCGCGCGATCCGGGCGGCCGGTGCCCGCGCCGCCTTCGCCCTGAAGCCGGGGACGCCGTTCGAGCCCTACGAGGAGCTGCTCGACGAGGTCGACATGGTCCTGGTGATGACCGTGGAGCCCGGGTTCGGCGGCCAGTCCTTCATGGTCGACCAGATGCCCAAGGTGCGGGCGGTGCGGGAGGCGGTGCGGCGGCGCGGGGGAGAGATCTGGATCCAGGTCGACGGCGGGGTGTCGCTCGACACGATCGGGCAGTGCGTCGAGGCCGGTGCCGACGTCTTCGTCGCGGGGTCCGCGGTCTACGGCGCGGAGGACGTGCCCGCGCGGATCGGCGAGCTGCGGGAGCTGGCGGCGCGCGCGTGCGGGAGCCGTTCCGACGGCTGACCTGCGTGCGCGGTGTCGCCGGGCCCGGCGGTGTCGGGGTTGACGCTGGGGCTACCATGGAGGGGCAATACGTGCTCCGGGGTCGGTGAAATTCCGAGCCGGCGGTGACAGTCCGCGACCCGGCCGCAGCCAGCGGCCGGCTGACCTGGTGAAACTCCGGGACCGACGGTGAAAGTCCGGATGGGAGGCAGCACGCGCGTCGCCACGGCGACGGACGCACCAGCGGCAGGTGCCGGCGACGGCATACCCGCAGCGGACGTCCGGAGCACGGGCGACACGTCATCGCTTCGCGCACGAACCCCCGGCGCCCACACCTCGTGGCCGGGGTTTTTTCGTCTCTGGCCGCACGATCCGCAAGGGATGGAATGCTGTGGACGTCTGGAACGACATCTTCAACGCACAACTTCAGCTCGGTCAGCACACGGTCCTGTGGCGCGAGGTCGTCGGCAACGCCTTCGGGCTGGCCTCGGCGATCCTCGGCATGCGCCGCAAGGTCTGGGCCTGGCCGGTCGGCATCGTCGGCAACCTGCTGCTCGTCACCGTGTTCATGGGAGTCTGGTTCGCCAACCCCCAGGAGCACAGCCTCTTCGGGCAGGCCGCCCGACAGGTCTTCTTCATGATCACCAGCGTCTACGGCTGGTGGGTCTGGAACCGCTCCCTGCGCGGCCGCGCCAAGGGCTCCCCGGCGATCACCCCGCGCTGGGCCACCGGGCGCGAGCGCGGCATCTACCTGGTGGCCGCCGCCGGCCTGGTGGTGCTCAGTCAGTGGGTGTTCCGCCAGGTCGGGGTCGGCTGGCCGGCGCCGAGCTGGTACTACTGGACCGACGCGTGGATCTTCGTCGGCTCGATGCTGGCCACCTACGCGATGGCCCGCGGCTGGGTGGACTTCTGGCTGGTCTGGATCGCCGTCGACCTCGTGGGCGTCCCGCTGCTGTGGAGCTCGGGCTACTACCCCTCGGCGGTCATGTACATCATCTACGGCGGGTTCGTGATCTGGGGCTTCTTCGTCTGGAAGCGGGCAGCCAGGGTCGAGGCACCCACGGGCCAGGGGCCGAACCTGGCGGAGGACCGTACCCTGGTCGGGTGACTCCCACCACGCCGCGGCGCGACCCCTACGACACCTTCCGGCCGGTCGTCGGGGCGTGGGTCGCGGGCGGGATGGCCGTGGCCTGCGTGGTCACCTTCGCGCTCGTGGCGATCTTCTCCCCGATGCCGCTGGGCTCGACGCCCGCCCTGAGCCTGGTCAACAGGGCGGGTGTCGCGCTCATCGGCGTGGCCGGGGCCGCCTTCCTGCTCCGGTATGCGGTGCTGCGCGCCGTCCCCAGCCGGTCCGGCCTCAGGGTGGTCAACCTGTTCTCCTCCCGTGACCTGGAGTGGGCCCAGATCGTCCAGGTCGGTTTCTCCGGCGGTGCCCCGTGGGCGGTCCTGGAGCTGGACGACACCGAGGAGCTGGCCGTGATGGCCATCCAGCGCTCGGACGGCGACCGGGCCCGCGCCGAGGCGTCCCGCCTGGCCGCGCTCATCGAGCACCACCACAGGACGGCCGGGACGGGCTGAGCCCGCCGGTCAGCCGGAGCCGGACGCCGGGTCCTCCGGCTCGACGGGCGCCGTCGGGTCCAGCTCCTCCTTCGTCGCCGGCACCCGCCGGCGCGCCTCCGTCAGCGGCATGCCGGCCAGGACCAGCAGGTCGACGACCGTGGAGCGCACCTGGGCGCGCACGACCTCGGCCGACAGGCCGGCCCGGGGGTGCGACCACGTCGAGCGCCGGGCGAGGGTCACGAGGTCCTCCTGGGCGCCGGCCAGGGAGGTGTGGTGCTCGAGATGGTCCTGGATCGTGGCCGCCGCCTGCGCCAGGTCGGCGACCATGTCGGTGTAGGTCGCGGGGACGAACTCGTCGTCCTCCACCGCCAGCTCGGCGCGCCGCACCAGGACCCGCAGGTTGCGCACCGCCAGGTCCAGCGGCCCGAGCAGCTCGTGGATCGTCTCGACGTCCTCCCTGTGCACCCCGGAGAGCAGCGGGGCCAGGCGGGCGGCGGCCGTGGCCTCGGCGGTGGCCTGTCGCAGCTCCTCGATCTGTGAGGACAGCCCGCGGGCGTGGGCGAGGGTGGCCGCGGCACGGCCCCGGTCCCGGTTGCGCAGCGACTGGACGGTGTCGGTGAGCACCTCGGCCACCCGGCCGACGATGGCCACCGCTCGCTGGCGCGGGCGTTCGGTCGTGGAGCGGACCGGGGCGAGCATGGCGATGACCAGCGCGACGGCCCCGCCGACGACCGCGTCCAGCCAGCGGCTCAGCGCCTCACCCTCCCCGGCGACGAGCGTGGTCAGGATGGTGCCCTGGATGCCGGCCTGCATCATCAGCATCTGGCCACCGCCGACGAGCACCGCCAGGGACATCGCCACCACGACCACGGCCACGATCTGCCAGACGCCCGAGCCGAACGTGTGCACGAACAGGTCCCCGATGAAGATGCCGACCGCCACACCGACCGTCAGCTCGGCGATCCGCCGCAGCCGGGAGGTGTAGGTGAGCCCGAGGCAGACGATCGCGGTGACCGGCGCGAAGAACGGCAGCGGGTGCCCGAGCAGGTCCCGGGCGGCCCACCAGGCGACACCGGCGCCCAGCGCCGCCTGGACGATGAGCCAGGCGCGCGCCCGCAGGAGCAGGGTCCGGGCGAGGAAGGCTCCGGGCGCGAGGTGCCCGCGGACAGGATCGAGCACCCGGTGGCCGGGGTAGCGGCCCGGCCTGCCGCCTGAGGTCATGGGGCCAGTCTGTCCCACCTCGCCGTGCCCGACACGGTGTCGACGACCACGTCGGCCGCCGGGACGCCGCCGGCGAACAGGGCGTCCTCCTGGTCGGCCCACCGCTGCCAGTGCGGCGCGAAGACCTCGCCGTCCCGGGCCAGGGCACGCACACGACGCACCGTGCGCGGGGCTTCTAGCCAGATCCGTACGTCGAGGTCACCGGCGCAGGAGGAGGCCAGGACGCCGACCCCCTCGAGGACGACCACCGCGGCCGCCGGCACGTCGCGTCGTGTCCCGGGCTCGGAGGCGTCCCAGTCCCACGAGACGTAGCTGCCCGGCCGGCCCGAGCGCAGCGGCGCGACGACCTCGGCGCACAGCGGTCCG
Coding sequences within:
- a CDS encoding RsmB/NOP family class I SAM-dependent RNA methyltransferase; translation: MTERHGSAGRSGAGGRPGRTGQGARDGRRGPRARSAQRPAERARRGDPARDTAYLVLRAVEGQGAYANLELPGALRKARVRGRDAAFATELVYGSLRMQGLYDAVVQIAADRPVAGIDAPVLDVLRLGVHQLLGMRVPDHAAVSATVALARSHVSQGAGGFVNAVLRRVGERSRQEWVEAVTAGLEDPLARLAVEHSHPEWIVRALRAALIAHGGTAQQAGVELPELLVAHNTPAPLTLVARPGLVEDAALVGAGAQPSPVAPTAWTLPGGDPGVLSGVRDGRIAVQDAGSQLLTLALAQAPLDGPDRRWLDLCAGPGGKAGLLAALALQRGASLRANEVAPHRAELVRHTLRAALEAGADVEVTVEDGRVVGTQEPGTYDRVLVDAPCTGLGALRRRPEARWRRSPADLTGLGPLQRELLVSAVDAVRPGGLVAYATCSPHLAETTLVVGDLLKRRTDVELLDVRPHLRDRDGVPLPGTGTEGESWAQLWPHRHGTDGMFVALLRRR
- the rpe gene encoding ribulose-phosphate 3-epimerase, producing the protein MARPHLQISPSILSADFANLERELARIGDADWAHVDVMDNHFVPNLTLGQPVVEALARVSPVPIDAHLMIEAPDRWAPGYAEAGARSVTFHVEAAADAVATARAIRAAGARAAFALKPGTPFEPYEELLDEVDMVLVMTVEPGFGGQSFMVDQMPKVRAVREAVRRRGGEIWIQVDGGVSLDTIGQCVEAGADVFVAGSAVYGAEDVPARIGELRELAARACGSRSDG
- the pnuC gene encoding nicotinamide riboside transporter PnuC, coding for MDVWNDIFNAQLQLGQHTVLWREVVGNAFGLASAILGMRRKVWAWPVGIVGNLLLVTVFMGVWFANPQEHSLFGQAARQVFFMITSVYGWWVWNRSLRGRAKGSPAITPRWATGRERGIYLVAAAGLVVLSQWVFRQVGVGWPAPSWYYWTDAWIFVGSMLATYAMARGWVDFWLVWIAVDLVGVPLLWSSGYYPSAVMYIIYGGFVIWGFFVWKRAARVEAPTGQGPNLAEDRTLVG
- a CDS encoding ABC transporter ATP-binding protein, whose product is MSTPTDHYSGPIYTGSGAPGDDDTVVLDFDDVDVRFRTEFGSVHAVKGVDLRVRPGEVVALVGESGSGKSVTSMTAMRLLPSNATIGGAVNVAGKEVGRLPERTMRRMRGNDVAMVFQEPMTALNPVLTIGTQMVESMELHGVARAQHAINRAIELLGMVGIPEPERQMKKYPHELSGGQRQRVVIAMAISCDPKVIIADEPTTALDVTVQADILDLLRSLKDKLNTGILLITHNMGVVADMADRVAVMFKGEIVERGTVEEVLLRPQHPYTKMLLGSVPRMGAGRGQMGINVKEEVDKDAPLAIELKNLVIEYQRLGKPPFRAVDDVSFSVRKGEIVGLVGESGSGKSTIGRCALGLIPAASGEFRLLGQDVTTMKRGELKALRKRIGVIFQDPAASLNPRLPIGECIAEPLVVHSIGNRKSREKKVHELLDAVQLPREVYNRYPHEVSGGQRQRICVARALSLDPELLVADEPTSALDVSVQARVLKIFAELQDQFGFACLFISHDLAVVDLLAHRVVVLQNGEVVEAGPREQIMENPQEEYTQRLIAAAPVPDPIEQGQRRRERHELLRAQGEEVVELQLDDPDAFRVQTAADPEQDEL
- a CDS encoding nucleoside/nucleotide kinase family protein; protein product: MSGVHRTLWPALRPRLEAEPARRKAGIPVLVGVDGRSGAGKTDLAGGLAEAVRGLGRSCEVVHVEELYPGWDGLAEALGPLCAEVVAPLRSGRPGSYVSWDWDASEPGTRRDVPAAAVVVLEGVGVLASSCAGDLDVRIWLEAPRTVRRVRALARDGEVFAPHWQRWADQEDALFAGGVPAADVVVDTVSGTARWDRLAP
- a CDS encoding PH domain-containing protein — encoded protein: MTPTTPRRDPYDTFRPVVGAWVAGGMAVACVVTFALVAIFSPMPLGSTPALSLVNRAGVALIGVAGAAFLLRYAVLRAVPSRSGLRVVNLFSSRDLEWAQIVQVGFSGGAPWAVLELDDTEELAVMAIQRSDGDRARAEASRLAALIEHHHRTAGTG
- a CDS encoding FUSC family protein; amino-acid sequence: MTSGGRPGRYPGHRVLDPVRGHLAPGAFLARTLLLRARAWLIVQAALGAGVAWWAARDLLGHPLPFFAPVTAIVCLGLTYTSRLRRIAELTVGVAVGIFIGDLFVHTFGSGVWQIVAVVVVAMSLAVLVGGGQMLMMQAGIQGTILTTLVAGEGEALSRWLDAVVGGAVALVIAMLAPVRSTTERPRQRAVAIVGRVAEVLTDTVQSLRNRDRGRAAATLAHARGLSSQIEELRQATAEATAAARLAPLLSGVHREDVETIHELLGPLDLAVRNLRVLVRRAELAVEDDEFVPATYTDMVADLAQAAATIQDHLEHHTSLAGAQEDLVTLARRSTWSHPRAGLSAEVVRAQVRSTVVDLLVLAGMPLTEARRRVPATKEELDPTAPVEPEDPASGSG
- the fmt gene encoding methionyl-tRNA formyltransferase, which gives rise to MRVVFAGTPDVAATSLERLLGSGHQVVGCLTRPDAGAGRGRRSRPSPVRALAEEAGIPVLAPAGLREEGVREHLQAWAPDVVAVVAYGGLVPPELLTLPPHGWVNLHFSLLPAWRGAAPVQHALLAGDDVTGAVTFTLEEGLDTGPVLGRLTETVRPRDTSGDLMGRLAHSGAELLVATLDAMEADTLVPEPQSVDGVSLAPKIEVADARVDWSRPAFAVDRLVRATTPAPGAWSTWRGERVKLGPVEPVGTTDRTTCAEEVVLAPGEVRADKRQVLVGTGSTPVRLGLVQARGRKAVPAADWARGVRPAEGETLGD